In one window of Zhongshania aliphaticivorans DNA:
- a CDS encoding acyl-CoA thioesterase, which produces MSNFNNMATKHSIDVIIDIPFHDVDSAQIAWHGHYAKYFEVARCALLETINYNYLQMSESGYFWPVVDMRIRYINPALFSQKVRVNATITEWENRLRIDYKIFDAESSQRLTKGYTIQVAVDMESRELQLASPAVLLRKLGVDETI; this is translated from the coding sequence ATGAGCAATTTTAACAACATGGCTACAAAACACAGCATAGATGTGATTATTGATATCCCCTTCCATGACGTCGATTCTGCGCAAATTGCGTGGCACGGACACTATGCCAAATACTTTGAAGTCGCTCGATGTGCATTATTAGAAACAATAAATTATAACTATTTACAAATGAGCGAGTCTGGCTACTTTTGGCCCGTTGTAGATATGAGGATCCGCTATATTAACCCTGCACTTTTTAGTCAAAAAGTTCGAGTTAACGCCACAATTACAGAATGGGAAAATCGCCTGCGAATAGACTATAAAATATTTGATGCCGAATCGTCTCAGCGTCTAACAAAGGGCTACACTATTCAGGTAGCTGTCGACATGGAAAGTCGCGAGTTACAACTTGCCTCTCCCGCGGTATTACTTCGTAAGCTAGGTGTGGATGAGACAATATGA
- a CDS encoding phosphopantetheine-binding protein — translation MSTPQLIQELKALLIEALDLEDISVDDISDTEPLFNEGLGLDSIDALEIGVALQKKYGIKLNPDADDVKTYFSSVSQLAKLVENNRTVEG, via the coding sequence ATGAGTACCCCGCAATTAATTCAAGAACTGAAAGCCCTGTTGATCGAGGCCCTAGACTTGGAAGATATATCAGTTGACGACATCTCTGACACCGAACCGCTTTTCAATGAGGGCCTAGGTCTCGATTCTATCGATGCCCTTGAAATAGGCGTTGCCCTGCAAAAAAAATACGGTATCAAATTAAACCCAGATGCCGACGATGTAAAAACCTATTTTTCAAGCGTTAGTCAACTTGCCAAGTTAGTTGAGAACAATCGAACAGTTGAAGGGTAA
- a CDS encoding lipid A biosynthesis acyltransferase — protein sequence MRNTKNWFSIKEHGSKNGISFLLTCYKFGGRWLFIIILFPVMFFYFVLRRDARHASIQYLEKMHRVDNTFPKPKLHHSFYHFWSFGLSLLDKFSVWMGNIRREDVTIHGDNYISDMINQGQGGVIFTSHLGNFEICHALSEGHNGMKLTVLHHSRHTAKFNEVLSRYSGDSQVELMQVGDLNIGTAIRLSEKITQGEFIAVASDRTPINNPKAVKIIDFLGQPAAFPTGPFSMALTLQCPILALHCIKLKGRYHIYFEPLFEGEITNRKQRSLALDTLMKKHVYRLEYFCKLAPWQWFNFYPFWAQDTTQMDNQ from the coding sequence ATGAGGAACACGAAAAACTGGTTCTCAATCAAAGAGCACGGTTCAAAAAATGGGATTTCATTTTTACTAACATGCTATAAATTTGGTGGACGCTGGTTATTCATCATTATTTTATTTCCGGTTATGTTCTTTTATTTTGTATTGCGTCGTGATGCCCGTCATGCATCAATCCAATATTTGGAAAAAATGCATCGCGTAGACAATACATTCCCCAAACCTAAACTTCATCACAGTTTCTATCATTTTTGGAGTTTCGGGCTAAGCCTACTAGACAAATTTAGCGTATGGATGGGTAATATCCGACGAGAAGATGTCACCATTCATGGTGATAATTATATTTCAGACATGATTAATCAAGGCCAAGGGGGAGTGATATTCACCTCTCACCTAGGTAATTTCGAAATATGTCATGCCCTCTCGGAAGGGCACAACGGTATGAAACTTACCGTTCTTCACCATAGTCGACACACGGCAAAATTTAACGAAGTACTCAGTCGCTACAGCGGTGATTCACAAGTAGAACTGATGCAAGTAGGCGATTTAAATATCGGTACCGCAATTCGTCTAAGCGAAAAGATAACCCAAGGTGAATTTATAGCGGTAGCAAGTGATCGAACCCCTATCAACAATCCCAAAGCAGTGAAAATAATTGATTTTTTGGGTCAACCCGCCGCTTTCCCTACAGGGCCTTTTTCAATGGCATTGACTTTGCAATGCCCAATATTGGCTCTACATTGCATCAAACTAAAAGGGCGCTACCACATCTATTTTGAACCTTTGTTTGAAGGCGAAATAACTAATCGAAAACAACGCAGTTTAGCGCTTGACACGCTAATGAAAAAGCATGTTTATCGACTAGAGTATTTTTGCAAATTAGCACCTTGGCAATGGTTTAATTTTTACCCATTTTGGGCTCAAGACACTACTCAGATGGACAATCAATAA
- a CDS encoding glycosyltransferase family 2 protein, giving the protein MISTPHNVFKPCGLIPVYNHSLVLADTCKNLLDKGLPIILIDDGSNQACKDVMQNIIANNSTIKLVTHPNNRGKGAAIKSGIIAAKHHQYSHVIQIDADGQHNLDDVERFLNVAKEAPQALVLGYPSYDESVPSHRYYARYLTHIWIWINTLSTSIIDTMCGFRVYPVSESTALLSTSTIGDRMEFDSEFVVKWYWSALPITQHETNVRYPQDGISHFRLIKDNILISKMHAKLFLGMLWRLPRLLTRKFSGANS; this is encoded by the coding sequence ATGATTAGTACTCCCCACAACGTATTTAAGCCCTGTGGGTTAATACCTGTTTACAATCATTCACTAGTACTGGCCGACACCTGTAAAAATTTACTAGATAAAGGACTGCCGATAATCCTGATTGATGATGGTAGTAATCAAGCATGTAAAGATGTAATGCAAAACATTATTGCCAACAACTCAACGATTAAACTCGTTACGCACCCCAACAACCGCGGCAAGGGTGCAGCAATTAAAAGTGGCATCATTGCAGCTAAACACCATCAATATAGTCACGTTATACAAATAGATGCCGACGGGCAGCACAACCTTGATGATGTTGAGCGCTTTCTCAATGTAGCGAAGGAAGCACCTCAAGCCTTAGTTTTAGGCTACCCGTCTTACGATGAGAGCGTACCAAGCCATCGTTATTACGCTCGATATCTAACCCATATTTGGATTTGGATAAACACATTATCAACAAGTATTATAGACACCATGTGTGGTTTTAGAGTGTATCCAGTAAGCGAAAGTACGGCGCTGCTAAGCACATCTACTATTGGAGATCGAATGGAATTTGACTCTGAATTTGTTGTTAAATGGTACTGGTCAGCCCTCCCTATCACTCAACATGAAACTAATGTTCGCTATCCGCAAGATGGCATTTCACATTTCCGACTAATAAAAGACAATATTCTAATTTCAAAAATGCATGCCAAATTGTTCTTAGGCATGTTATGGCGCCTACCCAGACTCCTAACTCGTAAATTCAGCGGTGCGAATTCATGA
- a CDS encoding acyl carrier protein — translation MHSRADIYQHIVDVMSNLFEIPPEKLTEDAELYDELDIDSIDAVDLIVELKNFTGKKIAPDDFKSVRTIGDIVNAVEELLKND, via the coding sequence ATGCATTCTAGAGCAGATATTTACCAACATATCGTTGACGTAATGAGCAACCTTTTTGAAATTCCCCCAGAGAAATTAACTGAAGACGCAGAGCTTTACGATGAGCTCGATATTGACAGCATAGACGCAGTCGACCTGATCGTTGAGTTAAAAAATTTCACCGGGAAAAAAATTGCACCCGATGATTTCAAATCAGTTAGGACAATCGGTGATATCGTCAATGCAGTAGAAGAATTGCTAAAAAATGACTAA
- a CDS encoding excinuclease ATPase subunit produces the protein MKRIILLALIMCASVVNVAYAADKKHVLSIAEAMQTEDFKASLNAGVKFYFGGQSFPTPVSQMGERVTNKKTNAFNKSDRQACEWVLLSALIALQDSAVAAGGNAVVNIESYYKRNVFSSEVEYECHTGTFIAGVALKGDVVRLP, from the coding sequence ATGAAACGGATAATTCTTTTAGCTTTGATTATGTGTGCATCTGTGGTAAATGTCGCCTACGCTGCCGATAAAAAGCACGTATTGTCTATTGCGGAAGCGATGCAGACGGAAGATTTTAAGGCTAGTTTGAATGCGGGAGTTAAGTTTTATTTTGGTGGACAATCTTTCCCAACGCCTGTATCTCAAATGGGGGAGCGGGTTACCAATAAGAAAACGAATGCTTTTAATAAAAGTGACCGCCAAGCGTGTGAATGGGTATTGTTGTCAGCATTAATTGCACTTCAAGACAGTGCTGTAGCTGCAGGTGGCAATGCGGTTGTCAATATTGAAAGCTATTATAAGCGTAATGTGTTTTCTAGCGAAGTTGAATACGAGTGTCATACGGGGACATTTATCGCCGGTGTTGCATTAAAAGGTGATGTTGTTCGTTTGCCATAA
- a CDS encoding peptide chain release factor 3 has product MSNSPFQQEIAKRRTFAIISHPDAGKTTITEKLILLGQLIQVAGTVKGKKNDRAATSDWMSLEKERGISVTSSVMQFPYKDRVVNLLDTPGHEDFSEDTYRTLTAVDSALMIIDGAKGVEDRTIKLMNVCRLRDTPILSFVNKMDRDIRDPIELLDEVESVLGIAAAPINWPIGMGRDFKGVYNLYTDVIHVFQAGKGSVVAEDIQIKGLESDEAKALLDDEYNNYLEEIELVRGASHEFDLSAYLSGQLTPVYFGTALSNFGVREMLDGFVDWAPAPLNRATDQREVDAKEDAFAGFIFKIQANMDPKHRDRIAFMRVCSGTYRKGMKMRHVRIGKDIKIADAVSFLAGDRELLEEAVSGDIIGLHNHGTIQIGDTFTDGEELKFTGIPHFAPELFRRIRLRDPLKSKQLQKGLQQLSEEGSTQVFMPQRNTDLIVGAVGTLQFDVVAYRLKDEYKVEALYEPINVYTARWVDCDDPKKFEEFKRKCADNLAIDGGGHLTYLAPTRVNLSLTEERHPEVRFRATREH; this is encoded by the coding sequence ATGTCGAATTCGCCCTTTCAGCAGGAAATTGCTAAGCGCAGAACGTTTGCGATTATTTCTCACCCAGATGCTGGTAAAACCACGATTACCGAGAAGCTGATTTTGTTAGGTCAGTTGATACAGGTAGCAGGAACGGTCAAGGGCAAAAAAAATGATCGTGCGGCGACCTCGGACTGGATGAGTTTGGAAAAAGAGCGAGGAATTTCTGTTACTTCGTCCGTGATGCAGTTTCCGTATAAAGACCGAGTGGTGAATTTACTTGATACCCCAGGTCACGAAGATTTTTCTGAAGATACCTATCGAACGTTAACTGCAGTCGATTCTGCCTTGATGATTATTGATGGCGCCAAAGGTGTGGAAGACCGAACCATCAAATTAATGAATGTCTGTCGTTTACGTGATACTCCGATTCTGAGCTTTGTGAATAAGATGGATAGGGATATTCGAGACCCCATTGAATTATTGGATGAGGTTGAAAGTGTACTGGGTATTGCGGCGGCCCCTATAAATTGGCCTATTGGCATGGGGCGCGATTTTAAGGGGGTTTACAACCTTTACACAGATGTCATTCATGTGTTCCAAGCCGGCAAGGGCTCTGTTGTTGCAGAGGATATCCAGATTAAAGGCCTAGAGAGCGATGAAGCCAAGGCGCTGCTGGATGATGAGTATAATAATTACTTAGAAGAAATTGAATTGGTGCGCGGAGCGAGCCATGAATTTGACCTGAGTGCTTATTTGAGCGGACAACTGACGCCAGTGTATTTCGGTACTGCGCTGTCTAACTTTGGTGTTCGTGAAATGTTAGATGGTTTTGTGGATTGGGCACCGGCACCACTAAATCGGGCAACGGATCAGCGTGAGGTTGATGCTAAAGAGGATGCGTTTGCTGGCTTTATCTTTAAAATTCAAGCAAATATGGATCCTAAGCACAGGGATCGAATTGCTTTTATGAGGGTTTGCTCGGGCACTTATCGCAAAGGCATGAAGATGCGCCATGTACGAATTGGTAAAGATATAAAGATAGCTGATGCGGTGAGCTTTTTGGCTGGAGATCGAGAGTTATTGGAAGAGGCGGTGTCGGGCGACATTATCGGTCTTCATAATCACGGCACGATACAAATTGGCGATACTTTTACCGACGGCGAGGAGTTGAAGTTCACGGGTATTCCCCATTTTGCGCCAGAGCTATTCCGGCGAATACGGTTGCGTGATCCTTTAAAGTCTAAGCAGTTGCAAAAAGGTCTGCAGCAGTTGTCAGAAGAAGGGTCTACACAGGTATTTATGCCGCAGCGCAATACTGATCTTATTGTGGGGGCGGTGGGTACGCTGCAGTTTGATGTGGTAGCGTATCGCCTAAAGGATGAGTATAAGGTTGAGGCGCTTTATGAACCCATCAATGTTTATACAGCGCGCTGGGTAGATTGTGATGACCCTAAAAAATTCGAAGAATTTAAACGTAAATGCGCAGATAATCTTGCCATTGATGGTGGTGGTCATTTGACATACTTGGCGCCGACGCGGGTTAATTTGTCGCTGACGGAAGAGCGCCACCCTGAAGTACGGTTCAGGGCCACGCGTGAACACTAA
- a CDS encoding outer membrane lipoprotein carrier protein LolA — protein sequence MKCAIFLMLSIISYSSYAANALDQLANSAKNTNSISGKFTQSRHIAVLSIPIRSSGEFHYQRQNGLIWKVNQPVESTLEVSYNNGLRMIDDKGNTNPISGTELLTQLFLGIFSGNLTTLLDTFNIEEREIEKSWQLHLTPKSDVLRQHINYIDITGQHSVNFISVQETNGDRNEIYLIDQKIKRSAE from the coding sequence ATGAAATGTGCCATATTTCTCATGCTCAGCATTATTAGCTACAGTAGCTATGCCGCCAATGCATTAGATCAACTTGCCAACAGCGCAAAGAACACTAACAGTATCAGCGGTAAGTTTACTCAATCACGACACATCGCTGTCTTAAGCATTCCGATCAGATCATCAGGGGAGTTTCATTACCAGCGTCAAAACGGCCTAATATGGAAGGTAAATCAGCCAGTCGAGAGTACGTTAGAGGTATCTTACAACAACGGCTTACGCATGATTGATGACAAAGGCAACACTAATCCAATTTCAGGGACTGAATTGCTGACCCAGTTATTTCTCGGAATATTTTCTGGAAACCTTACCACCCTCTTGGACACCTTTAATATTGAAGAGCGGGAAATTGAAAAAAGTTGGCAGCTACATTTAACACCGAAAAGCGACGTATTACGGCAGCATATCAATTATATCGATATTACAGGTCAGCACAGTGTTAATTTTATCTCAGTACAAGAAACCAATGGCGATCGCAATGAAATATATCTAATAGATCAGAAAATAAAACGGTCTGCTGAATGA
- a CDS encoding AMP-binding protein yields MSVLKALRSLCETSAPIYSNNKIIAYRGVDPVLWLEIDKRIEHWKEHLNTIPESAIAVHQNSGTELLAVLVAIWQLKKVAVFPSSTRQNHLHTIICPKAIPSLDDTENFVLAAKQNYPLNPDLALIIYTSGSTGQAQPCPKTFSQLNAEIETLESCWKETPLSSLFASSVSRHHMYGLPFGLLWPFLRGNPFIDTRLPYLESLDNLPGDSFTLISSPVQLANLPVNLDTSTPSRCAAVFSAGAPLPSAAAERSQHHFGKAVIEIYGSTETGAIAQRQQTVNKAWQLLPNTKLQINDHQHIEISSPAAGCSDGDWLSLSDIGEQLDEQRFYLKGRDDQIVKVGAKRISLNSINDRLLAHPWICEARTILLNDRKSRIAAVICLNSEGNYHLTDKGRKSVNDVLLQHIDGHVESIAKPRYWRYLSTMPMNSQGKIQTEVLENLFFSERQPRLPELIAHDSGITDSCAKLTLFVPHQLFYFNGHFPGNPILPGVVQISWVMHFAKQQFSELGQFQRLEVIKFQKIIHPGDTIYLELKWDTDKRRLLFSYRNSLEQSLASGRIGFTHHD; encoded by the coding sequence ATGTCAGTACTTAAAGCGCTTAGAAGTCTTTGCGAAACCTCAGCCCCCATTTACAGCAATAATAAAATTATTGCTTATCGCGGAGTCGATCCGGTTTTGTGGCTTGAAATAGACAAGCGAATAGAGCATTGGAAAGAGCACCTTAATACGATTCCTGAATCTGCTATTGCCGTCCATCAAAATAGTGGTACAGAGCTACTCGCAGTGCTAGTGGCAATATGGCAACTCAAGAAAGTTGCCGTGTTCCCGTCAAGCACACGTCAAAACCATCTACATACAATTATATGCCCCAAAGCGATACCCTCTCTCGATGACACAGAAAACTTTGTTCTGGCTGCAAAGCAAAACTATCCATTAAATCCAGACTTAGCCTTAATTATCTACACTTCTGGCTCTACCGGCCAAGCTCAACCATGCCCCAAAACATTCAGTCAGCTTAACGCCGAAATAGAAACACTGGAAAGCTGCTGGAAAGAAACGCCCCTGTCCAGTCTCTTTGCTAGCTCCGTTTCTAGGCACCACATGTACGGGCTTCCATTTGGGCTACTTTGGCCGTTTCTTCGTGGCAACCCCTTTATTGACACACGTCTGCCCTACTTAGAATCCCTGGATAATTTACCTGGTGACTCCTTCACATTGATAAGCAGCCCAGTTCAACTGGCAAATCTTCCCGTGAATTTGGACACATCAACCCCCTCTCGTTGTGCGGCTGTTTTTAGTGCTGGCGCGCCGCTGCCCTCTGCTGCAGCAGAGCGAAGCCAACACCATTTCGGAAAAGCAGTTATCGAAATTTATGGTAGCACTGAAACTGGGGCTATCGCTCAACGTCAGCAAACTGTCAATAAAGCATGGCAGCTATTACCTAACACTAAATTACAGATTAATGATCACCAGCATATAGAAATATCCTCTCCTGCAGCAGGCTGTAGTGACGGTGATTGGCTATCCCTATCCGATATTGGAGAACAATTAGACGAGCAACGCTTTTACTTAAAGGGCAGAGACGATCAAATTGTTAAAGTTGGAGCAAAACGAATATCACTAAATAGCATCAATGACAGATTACTAGCACACCCATGGATCTGCGAAGCGCGCACCATATTACTAAACGACCGAAAATCTCGAATTGCGGCGGTGATATGCTTAAATTCAGAGGGGAATTACCACTTAACTGACAAAGGCCGAAAGAGTGTAAACGACGTATTACTCCAACACATAGACGGCCATGTGGAGTCAATTGCCAAACCACGATACTGGCGGTATTTATCTACAATGCCCATGAATAGCCAGGGTAAAATTCAAACCGAGGTGTTAGAGAATCTCTTTTTCAGCGAGCGGCAACCACGTTTACCGGAGCTCATTGCACACGATTCTGGCATTACTGACAGTTGCGCCAAGCTAACACTCTTTGTGCCTCACCAGCTCTTTTACTTTAACGGTCACTTTCCAGGTAATCCAATACTTCCCGGCGTTGTGCAAATCAGCTGGGTGATGCATTTTGCCAAACAACAATTTTCTGAGCTAGGTCAATTTCAACGTTTGGAAGTTATCAAGTTTCAAAAAATCATCCATCCTGGTGACACAATCTATCTTGAACTAAAGTGGGACACAGACAAACGCCGACTATTATTTAGTTATAGAAACAGCCTAGAACAATCACTCGCTAGTGGCCGAATTGGGTTTACTCACCATGATTAG
- a CDS encoding lysophospholipid acyltransferase family protein, with product MIPAIATPVLYLIARDKRQNAARKLVHFSFKSFVYIMRGLGVLRWDIKGEEKLKRQNGLVLANHPTLIDVVFLVALIPNANCVVKERLLRNPAMRGFISLTGYIPNNDSTGLLDSESDFGGLLVVFPEGTRSTAGQPLKMQRGAANIAIRKKTNITPVIIQCNPATLSKQHKWYHIPERTFTVSITVKDDINISEYLDTPATLAARHLTKHLEQYFSQEAKV from the coding sequence GTGATTCCAGCTATCGCCACGCCCGTGCTGTATCTAATTGCCCGTGACAAAAGACAAAATGCCGCACGTAAACTTGTCCACTTTTCATTCAAAAGTTTCGTTTATATCATGCGAGGGCTTGGTGTCTTACGTTGGGACATCAAGGGTGAAGAGAAACTAAAGCGTCAAAATGGGCTTGTCTTGGCTAATCATCCAACACTCATTGACGTGGTATTTCTTGTAGCTTTAATCCCAAATGCTAACTGCGTGGTCAAAGAACGCTTGCTCAGAAACCCCGCCATGCGCGGATTCATATCCCTAACAGGCTATATACCAAACAACGACAGCACTGGCTTATTAGATTCTGAAAGCGATTTTGGAGGACTTTTAGTCGTCTTCCCAGAAGGAACTCGCAGCACCGCGGGGCAACCACTAAAAATGCAAAGAGGCGCTGCCAACATTGCGATACGCAAGAAAACAAACATTACACCAGTCATAATACAGTGTAACCCTGCAACATTAAGCAAACAGCACAAGTGGTATCACATCCCAGAGCGAACTTTCACGGTATCAATCACGGTAAAAGACGACATCAATATCAGTGAATACCTAGATACACCTGCTACACTTGCCGCCCGCCACCTCACAAAACACTTAGAACAGTATTTCTCACAGGAAGCCAAAGTATGA
- a CDS encoding beta-ketoacyl synthase chain length factor, with protein MSISFAISEWSGWTNVPIQGLEDSTQLTLSDSPDVHLIPPMLRRRLNLLGRACASIIMRHCSQGEDTPLVYSSRHGDIERTLSVLQELTVGQAVSPMSFSLAVHNAICGVVSIHQKLTGNISTIAANEGLIPVLLEACGLLSEGHDKVLCILCDTSLPEIYRDSDEIVEQPYACCFVVTKGSTLSLTTISRTSKRMPDNLDTSSNYPALRFGNFLSSLTDRSMNLSHNNNQWMISKH; from the coding sequence ATGTCTATATCGTTTGCAATTTCTGAATGGTCAGGCTGGACCAATGTACCGATTCAAGGATTAGAAGACAGCACTCAACTGACTCTTTCTGACAGTCCCGACGTACACCTCATCCCCCCGATGCTTCGACGCCGATTAAATCTATTGGGAAGGGCCTGCGCCAGTATCATTATGCGTCACTGCAGCCAAGGTGAAGACACTCCTTTAGTTTACTCTAGCCGTCACGGCGATATAGAGCGCACATTATCAGTGTTACAGGAGCTAACAGTTGGGCAGGCCGTCTCCCCCATGAGTTTTAGCTTAGCTGTGCACAATGCCATCTGCGGCGTGGTCTCCATTCATCAAAAGTTGACAGGGAATATCTCTACGATTGCAGCAAATGAAGGGCTTATTCCAGTGTTGTTAGAAGCTTGCGGCTTACTTTCCGAGGGACACGATAAAGTCCTGTGTATTCTGTGTGATACAAGCCTCCCCGAAATATATAGAGATAGTGATGAGATTGTGGAGCAACCATACGCATGTTGCTTTGTTGTTACTAAGGGCAGCACCTTGAGTCTTACTACAATTTCTAGAACGTCAAAACGTATGCCCGACAATCTCGACACTTCTTCTAACTACCCCGCACTGCGTTTTGGTAACTTTCTAAGCTCTCTCACCGATAGAAGCATGAATTTGAGTCATAATAATAATCAATGGATGATCTCCAAACACTAA